The DNA segment GATGTCGGACGCCTTCAGCTCCACGGCGGTGGAGAGCACGTGGTCCACCAGCTCCACGGCGGAGGGCGCCTGGGACAGCGGCACCCGCGTCTTGAGCGTGAGGTCCGCCGTGACGCGAGGCCCCGCGCCGAAGCCCAGCTCCAGCGCGGACTCGACTTCGTAGTGGTTGAGGCGGATGGGAACGAGGGGGCGCCGCAGGAACTCGGTGATGAGCTCGAGGACGGCCCGGTTGTCCGGCTGCACCATGCCCACCGTGACCGGCGCGTCGGTGGCGGTGGGGTCCACCTTGCCCAGCACCACCACCTGGTTGCGCCGGCAGAAGGACTCCGGCAGCAGCCGGAGCGAGGGACGGTCCAGGGTGAACTGGGAGAGCTCTGAGAAGGGCGGGACGTCCGACATGACGCCCCGGATTATCAGGTAGGCGCGTCAGGCGTCGAGGACCGCCCGGGCCAGCGGACCGAGGCGCGCCGGGTCGGCACTCACTCCGATTGGTACGCCGACGGGGCCCCCGACCTCGCGGCGCCGGCTTGCGCCCCTTCGACCGGCCCGGGACTCCCACCGCCCATGGCGGCCCCTACCTGAAAGAAAACGGCGGGCCAGGTCACGTTCGCGCGTGCTGTCCGGTCTTGCCTGCATGACCCTACGACTCCTCGTGCTTGGCGCGACAGGCAAGACCGGAACCCACATCCTCGACCTTGCGCTCGCGCGCGGGCACCAGGTGACGGCGTTCGTCCGTTCACCCCAGAAAATCGTGCGGCGCCACCCGGCGCTCTCCATCGTCCAGGGCGACCCGATGCAGGTGAACGCGCTCGCCCAGGCGCTTCCCGGGCATCACGCCGTCCTCTCCGCCCTCGGCCCATCGGGGCGGGAGGCCTTCCAACCGAACTCGCTCCTGGCCGAGTGCGCGGCCAGCACGGTGGCGGCGATGGAGCGGGCGTCCGTCACTCGCCTCGCCATGGTCTCCGCGGCGCTGCTGTTCCCCGGAGGGGGCCTGCGTTTCGCCCTCTTCCGCCGGCTGATTCGTCACCACCTCCGAGACCTCGTCGCCGCCGAGGCCGTGATTCGCGCCACTCCCTTCGACTGGACGCTCGCGCGACCGCCACGACTGGTCGAAGCACCGGAGGAGACCTACCGAAGCGAGCGCGAAGCGCTGCCCACCGGCGCGTGGTCGATGTCGTTCCGAGCCGTGGGGGCGTTCCTGCTCGATTGCATCGAGCAGGGAGCTCACACACGAGAAGTCGTCGGGCTTGCTCGGCGGTAGCATGGCGCGTGCATCCCTTGTCACCCAACGGAGTGCTCATGCTCGCCAGGTTCCCCTGATGGAAGGTCGGCTGTCGTTGGCGCGCCGCGTGGAGGCCTTCGAGTCGTGCCGTCACGAGCTCGTTGCGCTGTCGTACCGCATGCTCGGGGACCTCGGCCGCGCCGAGGACATGGTCCAGGAGGCCTGGCTGCGGTGGCAGGGCCACGAGGGCGACGTGGAGTCGTCGAGAGCGTTCCTCGTCACCGTCGTCACCCGCCTCTGCCTGAACGAGCTCGGCTCCGCCCGGGCGCGTCGGGAGGAGGCCCGCCCCGACCGCCTGCCCGAGCCCGTCGACCTCGACGATGGCGGCATCGCTCGGGTCGAGCGCGTGGAGCAGGTCTCCATGGCCTTCCTCGTCGCGCTCCAGCGCCTGACGCCCGCCGAGCGGGCCGTCCTGCTGCTCCACGAGGTCTTCGACTTCGGCCATCAGGAGATTGCCGAGCTCGTCGGCAACACCGCGGCGGCGTGCCGCAAGCTGCTCGAGCGCGCGCGCCGGAGCCTGGCGACCGAGCGGCGGATGCAAGCGGCCTCGCAGGAGGAGCATCGTCGCCTGCTCGCGGCCTTCCTGCAGGCAGCGTCAGGCGGTGACGTCCAGGGAATCGTCCGGCTCCTCGCCGAGGATGCGGTCATGGTGACCGACGGCGGGTCCGAGGGGCGCAGGTTTGCCGGCCAGCGCAACCTCTCGCAGCCCCTGCGGAACGCTGTACGCATTGCCGCCTTCGTCGTCGCGACCACGCGGCGCACCGCGAGCGCGCTCCGGGTCGAGGAGCGCCAGCTGAACGCCCAGCCGGCCGCCGTGTTCTGGAACGGCGACCAGCCCTTCGCGGCGCTGC comes from the Pyxidicoccus xibeiensis genome and includes:
- a CDS encoding sigma-70 family RNA polymerase sigma factor, whose product is MEGRLSLARRVEAFESCRHELVALSYRMLGDLGRAEDMVQEAWLRWQGHEGDVESSRAFLVTVVTRLCLNELGSARARREEARPDRLPEPVDLDDGGIARVERVEQVSMAFLVALQRLTPAERAVLLLHEVFDFGHQEIAELVGNTAAACRKLLERARRSLATERRMQAASQEEHRRLLAAFLQAASGGDVQGIVRLLAEDAVMVTDGGSEGRRFAGQRNLSQPLRNAVRIAAFVVATTRRTASALRVEERQLNAQPAAVFWNGDQPFAALLLAVADGKVQRVYFHADLRRLGHLGRPVDA
- a CDS encoding NAD(P)-dependent oxidoreductase, with the translated sequence MLSGLACMTLRLLVLGATGKTGTHILDLALARGHQVTAFVRSPQKIVRRHPALSIVQGDPMQVNALAQALPGHHAVLSALGPSGREAFQPNSLLAECAASTVAAMERASVTRLAMVSAALLFPGGGLRFALFRRLIRHHLRDLVAAEAVIRATPFDWTLARPPRLVEAPEETYRSEREALPTGAWSMSFRAVGAFLLDCIEQGAHTREVVGLARR